From the genome of Edaphobacter dinghuensis, one region includes:
- a CDS encoding helix-turn-helix domain-containing protein, whose amino-acid sequence MSVDKLHSVKGSAEFLGGLSEYTIQAWLSSGKLMRTKVGSRTMIRESELLKAMNDGGKSPMVRRNLSK is encoded by the coding sequence ATGAGCGTAGACAAATTGCATTCGGTGAAGGGTTCTGCGGAGTTTCTTGGTGGTCTGAGCGAATACACAATTCAGGCATGGTTAAGCTCAGGAAAACTGATGCGAACTAAGGTGGGGTCACGGACGATGATCCGCGAATCTGAGTTGCTTAAGGCGATGAATGATGGCGGAAAGTCGCCCATGGTACGCCGTAATTTGAGCAAATAA
- a CDS encoding ATP-binding protein, with the protein MVTYGINQMAITPEDQRQMRQWQAVLDSSGEGIWGLDREGRCTFVNRLAAKLMGFDSEELLGEDLHELVHRHRAGGKHPSAEECPIYSVFQQNLPLSNLSDTIFRKDGSSFLVEMSAHPVSIEGEVLGVVVTFRDATHMLQQQDDLRKVNAQAEQRTAELNAVIESLPHGIYIATPDGAVRTNRWARTMNGDRFPAELKTLQGALAGEASTETVRVPGHWIRSVATPVLQGGKITGGVAINTDVTQARLQDEALRKSEKLAAVGQLASSIAHEINNPLESITNLLYLVQKSDSIEEMKEYAQIAQEELARVTEITLQTLRFHRQQSKPTRVDLADLLRTMMTLYTGRLLVRRLTLEVKLADSPPVLCLEGEIRQVFNNLVRNALDAMSEGGRLLVRLHRQTNWLTGQSGVRLTVADTGEGISPEIMQHLFEPFQTTKEMMGTGLGLWVSKGIVEKHNGHIRTKSRRGKGHGTVFTVWLPLDGSPNLAAEEDSARCADQQ; encoded by the coding sequence GTGGTTACCTATGGGATCAATCAGATGGCGATAACACCGGAGGATCAGCGACAGATGCGGCAATGGCAAGCCGTTCTGGATTCGTCGGGAGAGGGCATCTGGGGCTTGGATCGGGAAGGAAGGTGCACGTTCGTCAATCGCCTGGCAGCGAAGCTCATGGGGTTCGATAGTGAGGAGTTACTGGGGGAAGACCTTCATGAGTTAGTGCATCGCCATCGTGCAGGCGGGAAGCATCCTTCCGCAGAAGAGTGTCCAATTTACAGCGTATTTCAGCAAAATCTACCGTTGAGCAATCTCTCCGACACCATCTTCCGCAAAGATGGAAGCTCCTTCCTCGTGGAGATGTCGGCACATCCTGTCTCGATTGAAGGAGAAGTGCTTGGGGTTGTCGTTACATTTCGCGATGCAACCCACATGCTGCAGCAACAAGACGATCTACGTAAGGTCAATGCGCAGGCAGAGCAGCGGACAGCGGAACTCAACGCAGTGATTGAGAGCCTTCCCCATGGCATTTACATCGCCACTCCAGACGGAGCGGTACGAACGAATCGATGGGCACGGACAATGAATGGGGATCGCTTCCCTGCCGAGTTGAAGACATTGCAGGGCGCATTAGCGGGTGAGGCTTCCACCGAGACAGTGCGGGTACCGGGGCACTGGATTCGAAGCGTGGCTACTCCTGTCTTGCAGGGCGGCAAAATCACAGGCGGCGTGGCGATCAATACTGACGTGACCCAGGCACGTCTGCAGGATGAAGCACTGCGCAAGTCCGAGAAGCTCGCGGCGGTAGGGCAACTCGCCTCGTCGATCGCACACGAGATCAACAACCCACTTGAGTCGATTACCAACCTGCTGTACCTGGTGCAGAAGTCAGACTCGATCGAAGAGATGAAGGAGTATGCGCAGATCGCTCAGGAAGAGCTGGCCCGTGTCACAGAGATCACCTTGCAGACGCTTCGTTTTCATCGACAGCAAAGCAAACCGACCCGCGTGGATTTAGCCGACCTGCTGCGCACCATGATGACCCTCTACACCGGGAGGCTCCTGGTGAGACGCCTTACCCTGGAGGTAAAGCTGGCAGATTCGCCGCCGGTGCTCTGCCTGGAAGGTGAGATTCGGCAGGTCTTCAATAATCTGGTGCGTAACGCGCTGGATGCAATGAGCGAAGGTGGACGGCTCCTGGTGCGGCTCCATCGGCAGACAAATTGGCTGACCGGTCAAAGCGGAGTGCGCTTAACAGTCGCCGATACAGGAGAAGGAATCAGTCCCGAGATAATGCAGCATCTCTTTGAGCCGTTTCAGACCACGAAGGAGATGATGGGCACTGGGCTGGGGCTATGGGTGAGCAAAGGCATCGTCGAAAAACATAACGGGCATATCCGAACAAAGTCGCGGCGCGGCAAAGGTCATGGCACCGTATTTACCGTATGGTTACCGCTCGATGGCAGCCCTAATCTGGCTGCTGAGGAAGATTCAGCGCGATGCGCGGACCAGCAATGA
- a CDS encoding tyrosine-type recombinase/integrase has product MSTKQRNKDKARTLEATHRSNLASGRFGLAERKKIPSFKTALADFLSWSEREHRAHPATYRRYVTSSVALLRHFKDASLDKITPDEVERFKSARLSQYGTVRGKDKRTTTNKRIQPATVNRELACLRAMFNHAIKSDVPLRNPIGKTAAKALREDNEQTRVLTYDEQEKYLARATPMLRDVATLMLETGARPEEVYRIEPKNVHLEENYWFNPHGKTKAAKRRIKLTVTAKGILAKRMEDAARRANADATASNSQADGKTEVDRGEFLFPCETDATRPVPKVNNAHDRAVRDSKVTPFRLYDCRHTWATRAVEAGIDLVTLAAMLGHAKINMVLRYAHPTQEHQTKAMDKMELFVSRQKIAHAERMAPQTSFALQ; this is encoded by the coding sequence GTGAGCACGAAGCAGCGCAACAAGGATAAAGCGAGGACTCTGGAGGCAACCCATCGATCCAATCTCGCCAGCGGCAGATTCGGCCTTGCCGAGAGGAAGAAGATTCCCTCTTTCAAGACGGCACTGGCAGATTTCCTGAGTTGGTCAGAGCGGGAGCATCGGGCACACCCTGCCACCTATCGACGCTACGTTACCAGCAGTGTCGCGCTATTACGCCATTTCAAAGATGCGTCACTCGACAAGATCACACCCGATGAAGTGGAGCGTTTCAAGAGTGCGCGCCTAAGTCAGTACGGGACCGTCAGAGGTAAAGACAAACGCACGACAACCAATAAAAGGATTCAACCTGCCACGGTCAACCGTGAGTTGGCTTGCCTTCGTGCGATGTTCAATCACGCAATCAAGTCAGATGTGCCGTTGCGAAACCCTATTGGGAAGACAGCAGCAAAGGCTCTGCGGGAAGACAACGAACAAACCCGCGTTCTGACATATGACGAGCAGGAGAAGTATCTAGCAAGGGCAACTCCCATGCTGCGGGATGTGGCCACACTGATGCTTGAAACAGGAGCGCGACCCGAAGAGGTCTATAGGATTGAGCCGAAGAATGTCCATCTAGAAGAGAATTATTGGTTCAACCCCCACGGGAAGACAAAAGCGGCGAAGCGCCGTATCAAGCTCACGGTAACGGCCAAGGGTATATTGGCCAAGCGTATGGAGGATGCGGCGCGCCGTGCCAACGCTGATGCCACTGCTTCCAACAGCCAGGCGGACGGTAAGACTGAAGTGGATCGCGGAGAATTTCTATTTCCTTGCGAAACGGATGCGACGCGCCCTGTGCCCAAGGTCAACAATGCTCATGATCGCGCGGTGAGAGATAGCAAGGTTACGCCCTTCCGCCTCTATGATTGTCGTCATACGTGGGCTACTCGCGCAGTGGAGGCTGGGATCGACCTTGTGACGTTGGCAGCTATGTTGGGTCATGCAAAGATCAACATGGTTCTCCGATATGCTCATCCGACACAAGAGCATCAGACGAAGGCAATGGACAAGATGGAGTTGTTCGTTAGCCGGCAGAAGATTGCCCACGCCGAGCGCATGGCACCGCAAACATCATTTGCTCTTCAGTAG